In Halobacteriovorax marinus SJ, the following proteins share a genomic window:
- the lysS gene encoding lysine--tRNA ligase — MSDDNQKKLIHWADFTADRIIRQRGDKEEYTVASGITPSGVVHFGNFREVITVDFVARALRDRGKKVRFIFSWDDYDTFRKVPLNLPKQEELKEYLFRPIVDTPDPFEEAESYAAHHEQNFEAQLDKVGVEVQPIYQAKKYRAGDYKEQIRKALEMKKDIAGILNEYRSTPYGDEYYPISVYCEKYLTDETEIIDWDGKNKITYKHKVHDYTGEIDLETTDKVKLPWRVDWPMRWVYEGVDFEPGGKDHSSQGGSYTTAKDIVKLYGGEAPVYLQYDFVSIKGAGGKMSSSKGNLITVNDVLKVYEPEMVRWIFASYKSNVDFAVSFDLDVLKTYEDFDRQERLAFGVEQGNEKKVNMAKRVYELSSIGEIPKEMPFQPSFRHLCNVLQINDGNIEKAKSYYASEIKNERDERRFNERSTCALHWLENYAPEEFKFKINTNPTDSQCEEKQLEFLNKFSTFLDSEWDSIQTDKELHEKMYEIIHAVEVQPNDVFPVMYDRLISKEKGPKLAGFIRTIGKERVLKLFK; from the coding sequence ATGAGTGATGATAATCAAAAGAAATTAATTCACTGGGCCGATTTCACGGCAGATAGAATTATCAGACAAAGAGGCGATAAAGAAGAATATACTGTGGCCAGTGGGATCACACCATCTGGAGTCGTGCACTTTGGAAATTTCCGAGAAGTTATTACGGTAGACTTCGTGGCAAGGGCCCTAAGAGATAGAGGAAAGAAAGTTCGCTTTATCTTTAGCTGGGATGACTATGATACATTTAGAAAGGTTCCACTCAACCTTCCAAAACAAGAAGAGCTCAAAGAGTATCTTTTTAGACCAATTGTCGATACTCCAGATCCATTTGAAGAGGCCGAATCCTATGCTGCTCACCACGAGCAAAATTTTGAGGCGCAATTAGATAAAGTTGGCGTTGAAGTACAACCAATTTATCAGGCCAAGAAATATAGGGCCGGTGATTATAAAGAGCAAATTAGAAAAGCTCTTGAAATGAAAAAAGATATTGCGGGAATTTTAAATGAGTACCGCTCAACTCCATATGGAGATGAGTACTATCCAATTTCAGTTTACTGCGAGAAGTATCTCACAGACGAAACTGAGATCATCGACTGGGATGGAAAGAATAAAATTACTTATAAGCACAAAGTTCATGACTACACAGGTGAAATTGATCTTGAAACAACTGATAAAGTTAAGCTTCCATGGCGTGTTGATTGGCCTATGCGCTGGGTATATGAAGGAGTAGACTTTGAGCCAGGTGGAAAAGACCACTCATCTCAAGGCGGATCTTACACGACGGCCAAAGACATTGTTAAACTCTACGGCGGTGAAGCTCCAGTCTACCTACAATATGACTTCGTATCTATTAAAGGTGCTGGCGGAAAGATGTCATCTTCTAAAGGAAACCTCATCACTGTTAACGACGTACTTAAAGTATACGAGCCAGAGATGGTGAGATGGATTTTTGCGAGTTATAAATCAAACGTAGACTTTGCAGTTAGTTTTGATCTAGATGTTCTTAAGACCTATGAAGACTTTGATAGACAAGAGAGACTTGCCTTTGGAGTTGAACAAGGAAATGAGAAGAAAGTAAATATGGCAAAGAGAGTTTATGAACTCTCAAGCATTGGTGAAATTCCAAAAGAGATGCCTTTCCAACCATCGTTTAGACACCTTTGTAATGTTCTACAAATTAATGATGGAAATATTGAAAAGGCCAAGAGCTACTACGCTAGTGAAATTAAAAACGAAAGAGATGAGAGACGCTTTAACGAGAGAAGTACTTGTGCACTTCACTGGTTAGAGAACTACGCTCCAGAAGAGTTTAAATTCAAAATCAATACAAATCCTACGGACTCTCAATGTGAAGAGAAGCAACTTGAGTTCCTAAATAAGTTCTCAACATTCCTTGATAGTGAATGGGATAGTATTCAAACAGACAAAGAACTTCACGAAAAAATGTATGAAATCATTCACGCCGTTGAAGTTCAGCCAAATGATGTATTCCCAGTTATGTACGATAGACTTATCTCTAAAGAGAAAGGTCCAAAACTTGCTGGCTTTATTCGAACTATTGGTAAAGAAAGAGTTTTAAAATTATTTAAATAA
- a CDS encoding DUF3011 domain-containing protein — MKKQFLIIILSLLCFGSYGQTNPIQTKPDGKIDPLDNYIDPATQIDYKTQLEKLNGDQKQVLIERCIMFTIQNEMGQSGEDSMSPSEIESYENLIETKCKCIQDGHTWKKESNVKGQCDNGTPAEKDLLLYTMDQCVDRLKLSDQSCKNSMTDSCLADFRYQCYQYMTQPHEFSEKSNPILNRCDYDDQTKNIKLECRSYCYIRNECDVTQEEFKNRKIGNVYLLKKKSRSSCVKGSTYGINDDNTIWVTNSCHGDFAIQYKDPKCGFRPTCTPKPHITDYIPEGGTQTLKMVCDGEENETGGKHFCKVTPFKRDKAGKLTNEPDPMKEVTYVRDLKLVKKIGPAKCNPGGNGSAIDYGPRNKGLDGGWGIETQNMCNAQFEVTVKWQRKLCTLAGQKAETKDTCCNGLYWDPKDKTCNVPAYEPPALSDETMIANQAASIRGGAECNPKVSDDVNQVVDKYFLELGNYENLFSLIDKKSDAVSSIEVKTADSEEESSNSNSPEPRESTYDLTKQLHDAVVRYRTSFKEAFDQFKTAEDYTAEQYKAYIAYLMKVDKKENTPEDDKSVEKNMFLGLDVQSAAFKNQRLTKAYQRAYITSLKEMTGEYNLDLSKAAHAGQNAVWYCAHNENCSENNWLVRDLNKDEVIDFLHDPSYAYKALTIRGKMLPKLAKVNKLLVDSKTYLKFESNPIGDKEERGLDKLDVYSKYFNYRTSEENINPVAKGATLAGTDKEQEYYMTLDLFRKYSHEVPLRSNSLITNGDYLKKSKEGDLSAGIPQYCAKQDEYEVRVPIGKAVEPLRMLQITGVINAYYDLISAVYEKNEGCLVDVDANHDKNVADLDVNLGLESRLIGGAQVDTKGKGESSNFIKNVSGSLLGVMNSKYGSASSGSFMDNLFGNRVSSGGSLDDSTSGSNFNAIKKQEADRVSKLIDKRIKYKKDNALADYQKSLDAAFGEQLKSKANTFASLSPGLGGASGLNTGSSNSNALGSSSRDSSEEGDKKVSPNSGINWGSGSGSGSGSYSGYGSSSNNGNSNSSSGSGYGSGGSAGSGYGTTSANATNEILDNINDEKFEPNDGDSLFDRVTKRYIKSAYPVLLEKKKKE, encoded by the coding sequence ATGAAAAAGCAATTTCTTATAATCATTCTATCTCTCCTTTGTTTTGGTAGTTATGGACAGACGAATCCAATTCAAACTAAGCCTGATGGAAAAATTGATCCTCTGGATAATTACATCGACCCTGCAACACAGATCGATTATAAAACTCAACTCGAGAAGTTAAACGGTGATCAAAAACAAGTTCTCATTGAAAGATGTATCATGTTCACTATTCAAAATGAGATGGGTCAGTCAGGTGAAGATTCGATGAGTCCATCTGAGATTGAGTCTTATGAAAACTTAATTGAAACAAAGTGTAAGTGTATTCAAGATGGTCATACTTGGAAGAAAGAGTCCAATGTAAAAGGGCAGTGTGATAATGGAACACCTGCTGAGAAAGACCTACTCCTCTATACAATGGATCAATGTGTTGACCGTCTTAAATTATCTGATCAAAGCTGTAAGAATTCTATGACAGATAGCTGTTTAGCTGACTTTAGATATCAATGTTATCAATATATGACTCAACCTCATGAGTTTTCAGAGAAGTCGAATCCAATCTTAAATAGATGTGATTATGATGATCAAACTAAGAATATTAAATTAGAGTGTCGCTCTTATTGTTATATTAGAAATGAGTGTGATGTTACTCAAGAAGAATTTAAAAATAGAAAGATTGGAAATGTTTATCTATTAAAGAAGAAGTCTAGATCATCATGTGTAAAGGGAAGTACTTACGGTATTAATGATGATAATACGATTTGGGTGACAAACTCATGTCACGGGGACTTCGCCATCCAATATAAAGATCCAAAGTGTGGGTTTAGACCTACATGTACACCTAAGCCACATATCACGGACTATATTCCAGAAGGTGGAACTCAGACACTTAAAATGGTTTGTGATGGTGAAGAAAACGAAACTGGTGGAAAGCACTTTTGTAAAGTCACTCCTTTTAAAAGAGATAAGGCCGGAAAACTTACTAATGAGCCAGATCCAATGAAGGAAGTTACTTATGTTCGCGATCTAAAATTAGTTAAGAAAATTGGTCCTGCTAAGTGTAACCCTGGCGGAAATGGTAGTGCCATTGACTATGGGCCAAGAAATAAAGGCCTTGATGGGGGATGGGGAATTGAGACACAGAATATGTGTAATGCTCAATTTGAAGTTACTGTAAAGTGGCAGAGAAAGCTTTGTACTCTCGCCGGACAAAAGGCAGAAACTAAAGATACATGTTGTAATGGTCTTTACTGGGATCCAAAGGATAAGACTTGTAATGTACCTGCCTACGAACCACCTGCTCTCTCAGATGAGACAATGATCGCAAATCAAGCGGCTAGTATTAGAGGTGGAGCTGAATGTAATCCAAAAGTATCTGATGATGTAAATCAAGTTGTAGATAAGTACTTCTTAGAACTTGGTAATTATGAAAACCTCTTTAGCTTAATTGATAAGAAGAGTGATGCTGTAAGTTCTATTGAAGTTAAGACTGCTGATAGTGAAGAGGAGAGTTCAAACTCAAATTCACCTGAGCCAAGAGAGTCTACATATGACTTAACTAAACAACTTCATGATGCTGTTGTCAGATATAGAACTTCCTTTAAAGAAGCTTTTGATCAATTTAAAACTGCTGAGGATTATACAGCTGAGCAGTATAAGGCCTATATTGCTTATCTAATGAAAGTTGATAAGAAAGAAAATACTCCTGAAGATGATAAGTCTGTTGAAAAGAATATGTTCTTAGGACTTGATGTTCAGTCAGCTGCCTTTAAAAACCAGAGATTAACGAAGGCGTACCAAAGGGCCTATATCACTTCTTTAAAAGAGATGACTGGTGAGTATAATTTAGATCTTTCTAAAGCTGCCCACGCTGGACAAAACGCTGTTTGGTATTGTGCCCATAATGAGAATTGTTCTGAAAATAATTGGCTAGTAAGAGATCTTAATAAAGACGAAGTTATCGACTTCTTACACGATCCTTCATATGCCTATAAGGCCCTTACAATCAGAGGGAAAATGCTTCCTAAACTCGCAAAGGTTAATAAGCTCTTAGTTGACTCTAAGACATATTTAAAGTTTGAGAGTAATCCTATTGGTGACAAGGAAGAGAGAGGACTTGATAAATTAGACGTTTATTCAAAGTACTTTAATTATAGAACGAGTGAAGAAAATATTAATCCAGTGGCCAAAGGTGCAACTCTCGCTGGAACTGATAAAGAGCAAGAGTACTATATGACTCTCGATCTCTTTAGAAAGTATTCTCACGAAGTTCCACTAAGATCGAATAGTTTAATTACAAATGGGGATTACCTGAAAAAATCTAAAGAAGGTGATCTCTCTGCAGGAATACCTCAGTACTGTGCCAAACAAGATGAGTACGAAGTTCGTGTTCCAATTGGAAAGGCGGTAGAGCCTCTAAGAATGTTACAGATTACAGGTGTTATTAATGCATACTACGACTTAATCTCTGCTGTTTATGAGAAGAACGAAGGTTGTCTTGTTGATGTTGATGCCAACCACGATAAGAATGTTGCAGACTTAGATGTTAATCTTGGACTAGAGTCTCGCTTAATCGGTGGTGCGCAGGTTGATACTAAAGGAAAAGGTGAGAGCTCTAATTTCATTAAGAATGTAAGTGGTTCTCTTCTTGGAGTTATGAATAGTAAGTATGGTTCTGCTTCTTCTGGATCATTTATGGATAATCTCTTTGGAAATAGAGTTTCATCCGGTGGAAGTTTAGATGATTCTACTAGTGGAAGTAATTTCAATGCCATTAAAAAGCAAGAGGCCGATAGAGTTTCTAAATTAATTGATAAGAGAATTAAGTATAAGAAAGATAATGCGCTGGCCGATTATCAGAAATCATTAGATGCTGCCTTTGGTGAACAACTAAAGAGTAAGGCCAATACTTTTGCTTCGCTCTCTCCAGGCCTTGGTGGAGCAAGTGGATTAAATACTGGTTCTTCTAATAGTAATGCTCTTGGAAGCTCTTCTAGGGACTCTAGTGAAGAGGGTGATAAGAAGGTTTCACCTAATTCTGGAATTAACTGGGGAAGTGGTTCAGGCTCAGGAAGCGGAAGTTACTCAGGTTACGGTAGCTCATCAAATAATGGTAATTCAAATTCTTCATCTGGATCAGGTTATGGTTCTGGTGGAAGTGCAGGTAGTGGCTATGGAACTACTTCTGCTAACGCTACTAATGAAATTCTCGACAATATTAATGACGAGAAATTTGAGCCAAATGATGGAGATAGTCTATTTGATAGGGTGACTAAGCGCTATATCAAGTCGGCCTACCCAGTACTCTTAGAGAAAAAGAAAAAAGAATAA
- a CDS encoding methionine aminotransferase, producing the protein MFNFSSKLPNVGQTIFTTISAKATACGALNLGQGFPDFDGDEFLKQRVTHYIEEGFNQYAPMTGVQSLRESISTYFNKKYSLKINPDTEVTVTSGATEALTASILAFVKEGDEVIIFDPSYDSYAPSIELAGGVAIRLNLVGENFSIPFKKLEESLSDKTRMIIINSPHNPTGSSLGEADWKRIATLIAERNILILSDEVYEGIYFNEGNHFNPRKLEAIRDSLISVYSFGKSCHMTGWKVGYFIASENLSYEVRKLHQYITFSTFTPAQMALADYLGEKMDNFLELGEFYKKKCNFLVEGLKESRFKVLKPSSTYFCLLDYSEISSLSDVDFCMKLIEEHSIAAIPISVFYENAPKDQRIIRLCFAKNQETLERALEILNTI; encoded by the coding sequence ATGTTTAATTTCTCTTCAAAGCTTCCCAATGTGGGACAAACAATTTTTACTACTATTTCGGCCAAGGCCACTGCATGTGGTGCTCTTAATCTAGGTCAAGGTTTTCCTGACTTTGATGGTGACGAATTTCTAAAACAGAGAGTGACTCACTATATAGAAGAGGGCTTTAACCAATATGCTCCTATGACTGGTGTTCAAAGCCTTAGAGAGTCAATTTCTACTTACTTTAATAAGAAATACTCTCTTAAGATTAATCCCGATACTGAAGTTACTGTAACATCTGGAGCTACAGAAGCTCTTACGGCAAGTATCTTGGCCTTTGTAAAAGAAGGTGATGAAGTCATTATCTTTGATCCTTCCTACGATAGTTACGCTCCAAGTATTGAGTTGGCAGGTGGTGTGGCCATTCGTCTTAATCTAGTAGGTGAGAATTTTTCGATTCCCTTTAAAAAATTAGAAGAATCTCTTAGTGATAAGACGAGGATGATAATTATAAATAGTCCTCACAACCCTACGGGAAGCTCTCTAGGCGAAGCCGATTGGAAGAGAATAGCAACACTCATCGCTGAGAGAAATATTCTCATTCTAAGTGATGAGGTCTATGAGGGAATTTACTTCAATGAAGGGAATCACTTTAATCCAAGAAAGTTAGAGGCAATCAGAGATAGTCTTATTAGTGTTTATAGTTTCGGAAAGTCCTGTCATATGACAGGATGGAAAGTGGGCTACTTTATTGCTAGTGAAAACTTAAGTTATGAAGTGAGAAAACTACACCAATATATAACTTTTTCTACATTCACTCCTGCTCAAATGGCCTTGGCGGATTATCTTGGTGAGAAGATGGACAATTTCCTAGAGCTTGGAGAGTTCTATAAGAAGAAGTGCAACTTCTTAGTTGAAGGGCTTAAAGAGTCTCGCTTTAAAGTTCTTAAACCTTCAAGTACTTACTTCTGCCTCTTAGACTATAGTGAAATTTCAAGCCTTAGTGATGTAGATTTCTGTATGAAATTAATTGAAGAGCACTCTATTGCGGCCATTCCTATATCTGTATTCTATGAGAATGCGCCTAAAGATCAAAGGATCATTCGACTATGCTTTGCTAAAAATCAAGAGACCCTAGAGAGGGCCCTTGAGATTTTAAATACAATTTAA
- a CDS encoding ABC transporter ATP-binding protein, whose amino-acid sequence MSEEVLLEVKNMHVHYGAIHAIHGIDLKVNKGEIVTILGSNGAGKTTSLHTISGLLKPSSGEILYKGQRIDGTKANKIVGMGVAHSPEGRMVFPDLTVKENLEMGAYLRKDTDKVKSDYEYMYNLFPKLKERSTQLAGTLSGGEQQMLAIARAYMSAPELLLLDEPSLGIAPILVQAIFDAIVDLNKHGMTILLVEQNAYASLKIAHRGYVLATGEIFMEGPASELITNEEIQKAYLGH is encoded by the coding sequence ATGAGTGAAGAAGTATTATTAGAAGTAAAGAATATGCATGTGCACTATGGTGCCATTCACGCTATTCATGGAATAGATCTAAAAGTTAATAAAGGTGAAATCGTAACTATTCTAGGTTCAAATGGTGCGGGTAAGACTACAAGTCTTCACACCATTTCAGGACTTCTAAAGCCTAGTAGTGGAGAGATCCTCTACAAAGGACAGAGAATAGATGGAACCAAGGCCAATAAAATTGTAGGTATGGGTGTTGCACACTCTCCAGAAGGTCGAATGGTCTTTCCAGATCTTACGGTTAAAGAAAACCTTGAGATGGGTGCTTATCTTAGAAAGGACACTGATAAAGTAAAGTCTGACTATGAGTATATGTACAACCTCTTTCCAAAATTAAAAGAGAGATCAACACAGCTTGCAGGAACTCTCTCAGGTGGAGAGCAACAAATGCTTGCAATCGCCAGGGCCTATATGTCAGCTCCAGAGCTTCTACTCCTAGATGAGCCATCACTTGGAATTGCGCCCATTCTTGTTCAGGCGATATTCGATGCAATTGTTGATTTAAATAAGCATGGTATGACCATTCTCTTAGTAGAGCAAAATGCTTACGCCTCACTAAAAATTGCTCATAGAGGATATGTTCTGGCCACGGGTGAAATCTTTATGGAAGGTCCGGCCAGTGAATTAATCACAAATGAAGAAATCCAAAAGGCCTACCTAGGTCATTAA
- a CDS encoding ABC transporter ATP-binding protein: MSEAILETQSITMRFGGLTAVDNFNLSIGKNDLVGVIGPNGAGKTTIFNMITGIYEPTEGKVLLGGKNISGLRPAFITQQGIARTFQNIRLFKDLTVLDNIRLAGHFRVDYGLLSSIFRTKKFHAEEERLKNEAIEFLKIFGLENKMDHLAKNLPYGEQRRLEIARALATKPDVLLLDEPAAGMNPNETKDLTELIRWVRDKFQIAILLIEHDMRLVMDVCEQIYVVDHGELIAKGGPKEIQNDPKVIEAYLGTEQA; this comes from the coding sequence ATGAGCGAAGCAATCTTAGAAACTCAATCCATAACAATGCGCTTTGGTGGTCTGACTGCGGTTGATAATTTTAACCTCTCTATTGGAAAAAATGACCTCGTAGGAGTGATTGGGCCAAATGGAGCGGGTAAGACAACAATCTTTAATATGATCACTGGAATTTATGAACCGACAGAGGGGAAAGTTCTCCTTGGAGGTAAGAATATTTCAGGTCTTCGACCGGCGTTTATTACTCAACAAGGTATCGCACGAACATTTCAAAATATTAGATTATTTAAAGATCTGACAGTACTAGATAATATTCGTCTCGCAGGTCACTTTCGCGTGGACTACGGGCTTCTCTCTAGTATTTTTAGAACTAAGAAGTTTCACGCAGAAGAAGAACGCCTAAAGAATGAGGCCATCGAATTTTTAAAAATCTTTGGTCTAGAAAATAAGATGGATCACTTGGCTAAGAATCTCCCCTACGGAGAGCAGCGCAGACTTGAGATTGCGAGGGCCCTTGCCACAAAGCCAGATGTTCTCTTATTAGATGAACCTGCTGCGGGAATGAATCCAAATGAAACAAAAGATCTGACAGAACTTATACGATGGGTGCGCGATAAATTTCAAATTGCGATACTTCTCATTGAGCACGATATGCGTTTAGTAATGGATGTATGTGAGCAGATCTATGTTGTTGATCACGGAGAGCTTATCGCAAAAGGTGGTCCAAAAGAAATTCAAAATGACCCTAAGGTTATCGAGGCCTATCTAGGAACAGAGCAGGCCTAA